In Archangium violaceum, the following are encoded in one genomic region:
- a CDS encoding cytochrome P450: MQSHREFLLNPYPWYAEMRRDKPVWEDPETGVWYVFRYNDVQRVFSDPASFSSRMPFPPERPYFTDTMNFSDAPRHTELRSLIQKVFTPRYVQGLEPRVREIVTGVLDRAEAGHEGEMDLIETFSGPIPATVIAEILGVPVEDQDDFRHWSDQILEETRAERDNKTLSKYEGMRAMAAYVEKLLERKRASPGQDVMSGLVQAHDQGAQLSTRELVDFGILLLLGGHETTTNLLTNIVRTLSEHPQVIEQVRTNPKLLPSLTEEVLRYRAPVQTIGRTSTREIEVAGTVIPAGRLVLPVMGSANRDETRFDQPDAFIAERNPKGHFSFGHGLHGCIGAALARLEVKVAIPLLYERFPDLRVASLEPHAYGMLGASHMSVVYTPKPRARPVPSVSPSAAPQPGQVRLTVKAVDRLTPHAVQLRFEPTLTPIPYRAGQYLTLEVELSGQKYFRCYSLTSVPSLDEGLAIGVKRTKNGPVSNFLTGAVKAGDTLTFSAPAGQFTCEPEPAGRRHLVLIGGGSGVTPLYALARNLLHHEPGSRVTFIDCNPDADNILFREELEQLRKRHAPRFQLTHVLEHADPALHGPVGLLTPERAAELCSLFTSGHPEEASYYLCGPGGLMENVHQALERVGVPKAQVFSEKFVVNSTLTDLANEVRRVVLVRGTREIPIIVEPGRSILEAAEAHALSAPYSCRIGDCGTCKMKKLGGSVRMKSLEGLTPEDEAEGCVLPCVAYPDSDDVRIEWPE, encoded by the coding sequence TTGCAATCTCATCGAGAGTTCCTCCTCAATCCCTATCCCTGGTATGCGGAGATGCGCCGCGACAAGCCCGTGTGGGAGGATCCGGAGACCGGTGTCTGGTATGTCTTCCGCTACAACGACGTCCAGCGCGTCTTCTCGGATCCCGCCTCCTTCTCCTCCCGGATGCCTTTTCCGCCGGAGCGGCCGTACTTCACGGACACGATGAACTTCTCGGACGCGCCGCGGCACACCGAGCTGCGCTCGCTCATCCAGAAGGTCTTCACGCCGCGCTATGTCCAGGGGCTGGAGCCCCGCGTGCGCGAGATCGTCACCGGGGTCCTCGATCGGGCCGAGGCCGGCCATGAGGGGGAAATGGACCTGATCGAGACCTTCTCGGGTCCCATCCCCGCCACGGTCATCGCGGAGATCCTCGGCGTTCCCGTGGAGGACCAGGACGACTTCCGCCATTGGTCGGACCAGATCCTCGAGGAGACCCGGGCGGAGCGCGACAACAAGACCCTCTCGAAGTACGAGGGCATGAGGGCCATGGCCGCCTACGTGGAGAAACTGCTGGAGCGCAAGCGCGCCTCGCCCGGTCAGGACGTGATGAGTGGTCTCGTCCAGGCCCACGACCAGGGCGCGCAGCTCTCCACCCGGGAGCTCGTGGACTTCGGCATCCTGCTGCTGCTCGGCGGCCATGAGACCACGACGAACCTGCTGACCAACATCGTCCGCACCTTGAGCGAGCACCCCCAGGTCATCGAGCAGGTGAGGACAAATCCCAAGCTCCTTCCCTCCCTGACCGAGGAGGTGCTGCGCTACCGCGCTCCCGTTCAGACCATCGGCAGGACCAGTACCCGGGAGATCGAGGTGGCGGGAACCGTCATCCCCGCGGGGCGCCTCGTCCTGCCCGTCATGGGCTCGGCCAACCGGGACGAGACCCGCTTCGACCAGCCCGACGCTTTCATCGCCGAGCGCAATCCCAAGGGACACTTCTCCTTCGGGCACGGCCTGCATGGCTGCATTGGCGCCGCCCTCGCGCGCTTGGAGGTCAAGGTCGCCATTCCCCTCCTGTACGAGCGCTTCCCCGACCTGCGCGTGGCCTCCCTGGAGCCCCACGCCTACGGAATGCTCGGCGCCAGCCACATGTCCGTGGTGTATACGCCCAAGCCGCGCGCCCGGCCCGTGCCGTCCGTCTCCCCGAGTGCCGCTCCCCAACCCGGTCAGGTGCGGCTCACCGTGAAGGCCGTGGACCGGCTCACGCCGCACGCCGTGCAATTGCGCTTCGAGCCCACGCTCACCCCCATCCCCTACCGCGCTGGGCAATATCTCACGCTTGAGGTGGAGCTCTCGGGACAGAAGTACTTCCGTTGCTACTCGCTCACCAGTGTCCCCTCGCTCGACGAGGGACTGGCCATCGGGGTCAAGCGCACGAAGAACGGGCCCGTCTCCAACTTCCTCACGGGGGCCGTGAAGGCCGGTGACACGCTCACATTCTCCGCTCCCGCGGGCCAGTTCACCTGCGAACCGGAGCCCGCCGGCCGCCGGCACCTCGTCCTGATTGGCGGCGGAAGCGGCGTCACCCCTCTCTACGCGCTCGCCCGCAATCTGTTGCACCACGAGCCTGGTAGCCGGGTGACGTTCATCGATTGCAACCCCGATGCAGACAACATCCTCTTCCGGGAAGAGCTGGAGCAACTGCGCAAACGCCATGCCCCCCGGTTCCAGCTCACTCACGTGCTCGAGCACGCGGACCCGGCCCTCCACGGGCCCGTGGGACTGCTCACCCCGGAGCGCGCCGCCGAACTGTGCTCACTCTTCACCAGTGGGCATCCCGAGGAGGCCAGTTATTACCTGTGTGGCCCGGGTGGATTGATGGAGAACGTGCACCAGGCCCTGGAGCGAGTGGGCGTGCCCAAGGCGCAGGTGTTCTCGGAGAAGTTCGTCGTCAACAGCACCCTGACGGACCTGGCGAACGAAGTGCGCCGGGTGGTCCTCGTCCGGGGCACCCGGGAGATCCCCATCATCGTGGAGCCAGGACGCTCCATCCTCGAAGCGGCCGAGGCCCACGCGCTCAGCGCGCCCTACTCCTGCCGCATCGGGGATTGCGGCACCTGCAAGATGAAGAAGCTCGGCGGGAGCGTGAGGATGAAGAGCCTCGAGGGGCTCACGCCGGAGGACGAGGCCGAGGGCTGTGTGTTGCCGTGCGTGGCCTATCCAGACAGTGACGATGTCCGCATCGAGTGGCCAGAATGA